A region from the Palaemon carinicauda isolate YSFRI2023 chromosome 9, ASM3689809v2, whole genome shotgun sequence genome encodes:
- the LOC137646482 gene encoding ribosome-binding protein 1-like, with product MVDLNPHIELGTENEGRNCDIIDLNPHIELGTENEGRNRDIVDLNTHIELGTENEGRNRDIVDLNPHIELGTENEENEGRNRDIVDLNPHIELGTENEGKNRDIIDLNPHIELGTENEGTENEGKNRDIIDLNPHIELGTENEGRNRDIVDLNPHIELGTKNEGRNRDIVDLNPHIELGTENEGRSHVIVDLNPHIELETEMKEELGTENEGRSHIIVYLNPHSELGTENEGRSHAIVDLNPHSELGTENEGRSHAIVDLNPHSELGTENEGRSHAIVDLNPHSELGTENEGRSHAIVDLNPHSELGTENEGRSHAIVDLNPHSELGTENEGRSHAIVDLNPHSELGTENEGRSHAIVDLNPHSELGTENEGRSHAIVDLNPHSELGTENEGRSHAIVDLNPHSELGTENEGRSHAIVDLNPHSELGTENEGRSHAIVDLNPHSELGTENEGRSHAIVDLNPHIELGTENEGRNHAIVDLNPHIELGTENEGRNHAIVDLNPHIELGTENEGRNHAIVDLNPILR from the exons atggtagatttgaatccccacattgagctaggaacagaaaatgagggtagaaaTTGTGATATaatagatttgaatccccacattgagctaggaacagaaaatgagggtaggaatcgtgatatagtagatttgaatacCCACATTGagctaggaacagaaaatgagggtaggaatcgtgatatagtagatttgaatccccatattgagctaggaacagaaaatgagg aaaatgagggtaggaatcgtgatatagtagatttgaatccccacattgagctaggaacagaaaatgagggtaaaaATCGTGATATaatagatttgaatccccacattgagctaggaacagaaaatgagg gaacagaaaatgagggtaaaaATCGTGATATaatagatttgaatccccacattgagctaggaacagaaaatgagggtaggaatcgtgatatagtagatttgaatccccacattgagCTAGGAACaaaaaatgagggtaggaatcgtgatatagtagatttgaatccccacattgagctaggaacagaaaatgagggtaggagtcACGTTATAGTGgatttgaatccccacattgagCTAGAAACAGAAATGAAG GAAGagctaggaacagaaaatgagggtaggagtcACATTATAGTATATTTGAATCCCCACTCTGAGCTAGGAACGGAAAATGAGGGTAGGAGTCACGCTAtcgtagatttgaatccccactcTGAGCTAGGAACGGAAAATGAGGGTAGGAGTCACGCTAtcgtagatttgaatccccactcTGAGCTAGGAACGGAAAATGAGGGTAGGAGTCACGCTAtcgtagatttgaatccccactcTGAGCTAGGAACGGAAAATGAGGGTAGGAGTCACGCTAtcgtagatttgaatccccactcTGAGCTAGGAACGGAAAATGAGGGTAGGAGTCACGCTAtcgtagatttgaatccccactcTGAGCTAGGAACGGAAAATGAGGGTAGGAGTCACGCTAtcgtagatttgaatccccactcTGAGCTAGGAACGGAAAATGAGGGTAGGAGTCACGCTAtcgtagatttgaatccccactcTGAGCTAGGAACGGAAAATGAGGGTAGGAGTCACGCTAtcgtagatttgaatccccactcTGAGCTAGGAACGGAAAATGAGGGTAGGAGTCACGCTAtcgtagatttgaatccccactcTGAGCTAGGAACGGAAAATGAGGGTAGGAGTCACGCTAtcgtagatttgaatccccactcTGAGCTAGGAACGGAAAATGAGGGTAGGAGTCACGCTAtcgtagatttgaatccccactcTGAGCTAGGAACGGAAAATGAGGGCAGGAGTCACGCTAtcgtagatttgaatccccacattgagCTAGGAACGGAAAATGAGGGCAGGAATCACGCTATCGTAGACTTGAATCCCCACATTGAGCTAGGAACGGAAAATGAGGGCAGGAATCACGCTATCGTAGACTTGAATCCCCACATTGAGCTAGGAACGGAAAATGAGGgcaggaatcacgctatagtagatttgaatcccatATTGAGATAG